Sequence from the Acidimicrobiia bacterium genome:
ACAATATTGAAAAATCGAAAATCGAACTTGTAGAAAAACTAATAAGTGATTTTGGTAACGAGTTAGCTGATAAAACTACATTTGTTGCTGTAAGTGGAGGCAAACGTGGTGTGCCTATGAACGTAGGCATTAAATCGGCCAAGGGCTCTTACATAGTATTTCTAGACGACGACGATTTAGTATTTGCCCATTGGCTTTCAACTTTTGAAAAATATTCTATAGATAATCCGAATAAAATCATTAGAAGTAGATGTGTAGATAGGTATGTAGAGCAAGATAGCAATGAATCTATACCCTCGTATGTAACATCAGGGTTAGAGGACGTTCGCTCTGGTAGTTTTTCTTTAAGCTCACATTTTTTTATATCTCAAACGGTACTGCATCAATACGCAACACCGCGACAAGCAATTATCGATAATTGCACTTTTGTAGATGAGTCGTTACCTGTAGTGGAAGATTGGGATTTTCTGTTAAGAAACTCCGAAGAACTTGGGGTTGTAGATACAGGCCAAATTACTGGAATTTATAATCGATGGACAAATAAAGGTTCATCGCTACATGAGGTAGATGCCTCAACTTGGTCTGATTATCATAAAAAATATTTATGAGGTTTAACGATCGCGGAATTTTAATACCACCAGGAGAATTGCTGACATTGTATAGACTGTGGCTCGTTCAAGATAGGTTCAGAGAATTTGGTGATGAGGTTTTAATTGACGGAGATAAATTAACAATCAACAAAAAAATAAATGCATTGCAACGTCAAATACAATATTTAGAGAGAAAAGAGACACCTATAGTACTAACGACTAAAGAATTAGTCGTTTCATTGGGCGGACGTATAGTTCCTTCGTTTATAAAAAAGATTATAAGAAAACTTTATCGAATTATTAAAAGAATCACGAAGAAAAATGGAGAATCCTAATGTCCCCATTTGGAAATGAAGAAATAGTTGGCTATCAGTTAATAACCGATGGTGGCGATATTTATTGTTATGGCGAAACTGATTTTCAAGGTACCATAAAACAAAATTTTGAGTTAAAGCATTCAATTATTGGTTCATTAAACACACCGAAAGGCCAACATCTTGTAGTCGAAAATGGTGACTATTATATCGTTGGTCCTACAATAGAAAAAGATCACATCGAGGTTTTCGAAGATAGCGTTGTAGCAAGCATTTTCTTTAATAACGAAGTAGTTGTATTGACTAAGCACGGCAAATTTTATAACCAGTCAGGCAATAAAATGCCAAAACTGGAAACAGATGATGAACTTAGCGATATAAATTTCGTTGCATGCTCTATAACTAATACAGGTGATGACATTATTGCTGTAACTGAAAATGGCAAAATATACTCTACTGATAAATCATTAATCAGCGGTGACTTGCATACATTGGGTCTAGAGCATGTTCGCGTTGTAGATGTAGTCTGTCACCCAACGAGAAAAGGGT
This genomic interval carries:
- a CDS encoding glycosyltransferase family 2 protein, with translation MDTFDQTKPQTLLQTYLQNIDEEKIICGDYKPETIFKSKAVNNPKFSVIMRTQGTRISLMEQAILCLLAQEFQDFELVIVGHNIEKSKIELVEKLISDFGNELADKTTFVAVSGGKRGVPMNVGIKSAKGSYIVFLDDDDLVFAHWLSTFEKYSIDNPNKIIRSRCVDRYVEQDSNESIPSYVTSGLEDVRSGSFSLSSHFFISQTVLHQYATPRQAIIDNCTFVDESLPVVEDWDFLLRNSEELGVVDTGQITGIYNRWTNKGSSLHEVDASTWSDYHKKYL